Proteins encoded together in one Pelagicoccus enzymogenes window:
- a CDS encoding Fur family transcriptional regulator has product MNNEVRSEILHQKLAASGLRSTRQREIVYDAILSKRDHPTADEIFARAKQEMPTISLATVYNCLDTLVQCDLVKQVHLERESTRYCPNLTEHAHFHDNESGTIYDVQLDPATISQLTHLLPEGFDVSSIDITFRGKAAR; this is encoded by the coding sequence ATGAACAACGAAGTCAGATCAGAGATCCTGCACCAGAAGCTGGCCGCTTCCGGTCTTCGTTCGACTCGCCAACGCGAGATCGTCTACGATGCGATCCTGTCCAAGCGCGACCACCCCACTGCCGACGAAATTTTCGCCCGGGCCAAGCAAGAGATGCCAACCATCTCGCTCGCAACCGTTTACAACTGCCTCGACACCCTCGTGCAGTGCGACCTCGTCAAGCAGGTCCACCTCGAGCGCGAGTCGACCCGCTACTGCCCCAACCTCACCGAGCACGCCCACTTCCACGACAACGAGTCCGGCACCATCTACGACGTGCAACTCGACCCGGCCACCATTTCCCAGCTCACCCACCTCCTGCCCGAAGGCTTCGACGTGAGCTCCATCGACATCACCTTCCGCGGAAAAGCCGCCAGATAA
- the sufC gene encoding Fe-S cluster assembly ATPase SufC — MSNTLEIKNLNVSIGDKQILKDFSLTVPKGEVHAIMGPNGTGKSTLAKAIAGHPDYEITSGEVYIDGENILELEADERSRAGLFLAFQYPMEIPGVTIANFIRAALNARLPDDEELNAPEYYKELYAKMDMLKIDRKFTARSVNDGFSGGEKKRCEILQMAMLNPKYAVLDETDSGLDIDALKIVSEGVNAMRGPELGALVITHYQRLLDYIVPDVVHVMYDGRIVKSGPKELALELESKGYEWVKELAGEAAAS, encoded by the coding sequence ATGAGCAATACACTCGAAATCAAGAACCTCAACGTAAGCATCGGCGACAAGCAGATCCTAAAAGACTTCAGCCTCACCGTTCCCAAAGGCGAAGTGCATGCCATCATGGGTCCAAACGGCACCGGCAAGAGCACGCTGGCCAAGGCCATCGCCGGGCATCCCGACTACGAAATCACCAGCGGCGAGGTCTACATCGACGGTGAAAACATCCTCGAGCTCGAAGCGGACGAACGTTCCCGCGCCGGCCTCTTCCTCGCCTTCCAGTACCCGATGGAAATCCCAGGCGTCACCATTGCCAACTTCATCCGCGCCGCCCTCAACGCTCGTCTCCCCGACGACGAGGAACTCAACGCTCCCGAGTACTACAAGGAACTCTACGCCAAGATGGACATGCTCAAAATCGACCGCAAGTTCACCGCCCGTTCCGTGAACGACGGATTCTCCGGCGGCGAAAAGAAGCGCTGCGAAATTCTCCAAATGGCGATGCTCAACCCGAAATACGCCGTCCTCGACGAAACCGACTCCGGTCTAGACATCGACGCCCTCAAGATCGTTTCCGAAGGCGTCAACGCCATGCGCGGCCCTGAGCTCGGCGCCCTCGTCATCACTCACTACCAACGCCTCCTCGACTACATCGTACCCGACGTCGTTCACGTCATGTACGACGGCCGCATCGTCAAGAGCGGCCCCAAGGAACTTGCCCTCGAGCTCGAAAGCAAAGGCTACGAGTGGGTCAAGGAACTCGCCGGCGAAGCCGCCGCATCGTAA
- the sufB gene encoding Fe-S cluster assembly protein SufB — MVTPNSEIEVDREKGNFRFAESHKYDAGIGLSEKVIDYICDVKEEDQWIRDFRKRALKVFESKPMPTNWATKDLENIDFDKIRYYLAGANRASRSWDDVPDDVKQTFERLGIPENERKFLAGVEAQFDSEAAYSNIKESVGKQGVIFMGSTEGLMKHPEIFKKWFGKVIPTGDNKFSALNSAVFSGGSFIYVPPGVKVSHPLQAYFRINAENFGQFERTLIIADEGSEVTYMEGCTAPKFDTATLHSAVVELVAMPGAKIEYVTVQNWSSNVFNLVTKRAIAHEGATVKWIDCNIGSRLTMKYPGVVLKGKKARGEVLSIALANDGQHQDTGAKMIHAADETTSNIISKSISVGQGRSTYRGQVHMPKNLKGCKNNTECDALLINDNSRTDTYPAITVRGNKNAVQHEASVSKVSAEQIFYMQQRGLSEGEAMSLSVNGFVNDLTRQFPMEYSVELKRLIELEMEGSVG; from the coding sequence ATGGTTACACCAAATTCAGAGATCGAAGTCGATCGCGAGAAAGGAAATTTCCGCTTCGCCGAAAGTCACAAGTATGACGCCGGTATCGGCCTTTCCGAAAAAGTTATCGACTACATTTGCGACGTCAAAGAGGAGGACCAATGGATCCGCGACTTCCGCAAGCGCGCCCTCAAGGTCTTCGAGTCCAAGCCCATGCCCACCAACTGGGCAACCAAGGACCTCGAGAACATCGACTTTGACAAGATCCGCTACTACCTAGCTGGAGCCAACAGAGCCTCACGCTCTTGGGATGACGTTCCCGACGACGTAAAGCAAACCTTCGAACGCCTCGGCATTCCGGAAAACGAACGCAAGTTCCTCGCCGGCGTGGAAGCCCAGTTCGACTCGGAAGCCGCGTATTCAAATATCAAGGAGAGCGTCGGCAAGCAGGGCGTCATCTTCATGGGATCCACCGAAGGCCTCATGAAGCACCCTGAAATCTTCAAGAAGTGGTTCGGCAAGGTCATCCCGACCGGCGACAACAAGTTCTCCGCCCTCAACAGCGCCGTCTTCTCCGGCGGTTCCTTCATCTACGTTCCGCCAGGCGTAAAGGTCAGCCATCCGCTACAAGCCTACTTCCGCATCAACGCGGAAAACTTCGGCCAGTTCGAGCGCACGCTCATCATCGCCGACGAAGGCTCCGAAGTCACCTACATGGAAGGCTGTACCGCGCCTAAGTTTGACACCGCGACCCTGCACTCCGCAGTCGTAGAGCTCGTTGCCATGCCGGGCGCCAAGATCGAGTACGTAACCGTACAGAACTGGTCCTCCAACGTCTTCAACCTCGTGACCAAGCGCGCCATCGCCCACGAGGGCGCTACCGTCAAGTGGATCGACTGCAACATCGGCAGCCGCCTCACTATGAAGTACCCAGGCGTCGTCCTGAAGGGCAAGAAGGCTCGCGGGGAAGTACTCTCCATCGCCCTCGCCAACGACGGACAGCATCAGGATACCGGAGCCAAGATGATCCACGCGGCGGACGAAACCACCAGCAACATCATCTCCAAGTCCATCAGCGTCGGCCAAGGTCGCTCAACCTACCGTGGCCAAGTTCACATGCCCAAGAACCTCAAGGGCTGCAAGAACAACACCGAGTGCGACGCCCTGCTCATCAACGACAACTCCCGCACCGACACCTACCCGGCCATCACCGTGCGCGGCAACAAAAACGCCGTACAGCACGAAGCCTCCGTTTCGAAGGTTTCCGCTGAGCAGATTTTCTACATGCAGCAGCGCGGCCTCAGCGAAGGCGAAGCCATGAGCCTGAGCGTCAACGGATTCGTCAATGACCTGACGCGCCAATTCCCCATGGAATACAGCGTCGAGCTCAAGCGCCTCATCGAACTGGAAATGGAAGGCTCCGTCGGATAG
- the sufD gene encoding Fe-S cluster assembly protein SufD produces the protein MSESSDAINPIKEAFNRHIEDLDTAPAWWKSSKTEAFETFESIALPTRRDEPWRFATVKGLELQDVKFAALPSISDAAGLVAHSNFIENFSGRFVFGDDQTLQADRISPELAEKGVIWAPFREAVAKHADIVKDYFMKQEADLGSEKFAALHQAFMENGALLYVPKGVEIEDAFVVYNWSINAGSAIFPHTLVITEDFAKVKLVEANLSATEDAAAFSCGVNHIFAGVGSTVDYTLLQNFNEQTLGFQLNSNVAGKDSNVKTISVNVGCKRYRSETHGQIKGPGSKVEMLSLAVADNEQEIDQRTLQTHSAPHAVSDLLFKNALIDDARTIFSGLIKVDPGAQQTDAYQTNRNLLLSGTAEANSLPGLEIDANDVKCSHGATTSQIEDEEIFYMLARGIPREKAQELIVYGFFEEILERISCDTVAENARQIIQNKFKRRSK, from the coding sequence ATGAGCGAAAGCAGCGACGCGATCAATCCGATCAAAGAGGCATTCAATCGCCATATCGAAGATCTGGATACAGCTCCCGCATGGTGGAAAAGCAGCAAGACCGAAGCCTTCGAAACCTTCGAAAGCATCGCCCTTCCCACGCGCCGCGACGAGCCTTGGCGCTTCGCCACCGTGAAAGGACTGGAGCTGCAGGACGTCAAGTTCGCCGCCTTGCCCAGCATCAGCGACGCCGCTGGTTTGGTGGCCCACTCTAACTTCATCGAAAACTTCTCCGGACGCTTCGTCTTCGGCGACGACCAAACGCTGCAGGCCGACCGCATCTCGCCCGAGCTCGCAGAAAAGGGCGTCATCTGGGCCCCCTTCCGCGAGGCGGTCGCTAAGCACGCCGACATCGTGAAGGACTACTTCATGAAGCAGGAGGCCGATCTTGGATCCGAGAAGTTCGCCGCGCTGCATCAGGCCTTCATGGAAAACGGTGCCCTGCTCTACGTGCCCAAGGGCGTCGAAATCGAGGATGCCTTCGTCGTCTACAACTGGAGCATCAACGCCGGTTCCGCTATCTTCCCGCACACCCTCGTCATCACCGAGGATTTCGCGAAGGTGAAGTTGGTCGAAGCCAACCTTTCCGCCACCGAGGACGCAGCCGCCTTCTCTTGCGGAGTGAACCATATCTTCGCTGGCGTGGGCTCCACCGTCGACTACACGCTGCTACAAAACTTCAACGAGCAGACACTCGGCTTCCAGCTCAACTCCAACGTCGCCGGCAAGGACTCCAACGTTAAGACGATCAGCGTCAACGTCGGCTGCAAGCGCTACCGCTCCGAAACCCACGGCCAGATCAAAGGCCCGGGTTCCAAAGTGGAAATGCTCTCCCTCGCCGTCGCCGACAACGAGCAGGAAATCGACCAGCGCACCTTGCAGACCCACTCCGCCCCGCACGCGGTTTCGGACCTGCTTTTCAAGAATGCCCTCATCGACGACGCTCGCACCATATTCTCCGGATTGATCAAGGTCGATCCCGGCGCCCAGCAAACCGACGCTTACCAAACCAACCGCAACCTGCTGCTCAGCGGCACCGCGGAAGCGAACTCCCTGCCTGGCCTGGAAATCGACGCCAACGACGTGAAGTGTAGCCACGGAGCAACTACGTCCCAAATCGAAGACGAGGAAATCTTCTACATGCTCGCTCGCGGCATCCCGCGCGAGAAAGCTCAGGAGTTAATCGTTTACGGTTTCTTCGAGGAGATCCTCGAGCGCATTTCCTGCGACACTGTCGCGGAAAACGCCCGCCAGATCATCCAAAACAAGTTCAAGCGCCGGTCCAAGTAG
- the sufT gene encoding putative Fe-S cluster assembly protein SufT, which yields MHTEEQQQRSLTREVEAVQIPSGEPIQLPALSKVHITQQLGGSYTVMTDYGLARIDGRDADALGSDIAAEQAAAQEAAAQKKAEPSGETPDEEAIWQQLRNVYDPEIPVNIVDLGLVYSMVVEETENSANKVVVQMTLTAPGCGMGPAIAEDAKSKILLVPGADEAEVNLVWEPAWDQSMISEEGRMILGLV from the coding sequence ATGCACACAGAAGAGCAGCAGCAACGCAGCCTCACTCGCGAGGTTGAAGCGGTACAAATTCCAAGCGGCGAGCCTATCCAGCTCCCCGCTCTCTCGAAGGTACACATCACCCAGCAGCTAGGCGGCAGCTACACCGTCATGACCGACTACGGGCTCGCCCGCATCGACGGTCGCGACGCTGACGCTCTCGGATCCGACATCGCTGCAGAACAGGCCGCCGCTCAGGAAGCTGCCGCCCAAAAGAAGGCGGAACCCTCCGGCGAAACGCCAGACGAGGAAGCCATATGGCAGCAGCTCCGCAATGTCTACGATCCGGAAATTCCGGTAAACATCGTAGATCTCGGCCTCGTCTACTCCATGGTCGTCGAGGAAACCGAAAACAGCGCCAACAAGGTCGTCGTGCAGATGACCCTTACGGCGCCCGGTTGCGGTATGGGTCCAGCTATCGCCGAGGACGCCAAGAGCAAGATCCTGCTCGTTCCCGGAGCCGACGAAGCCGAGGTCAACCTCGTCTGGGAACCGGCTTGGGACCAAAGCATGATCAGCGAAGAAGGCCGCATGATCCTCGGCCTCGTCTAG
- a CDS encoding ClpP family protease produces MPKKEEKSSESPVGSQIQKKFLEERKIFLWGQVSDESAKDVTEKLLYLEADAPGKDITFYINTPGGSVTAGLAIYDTIKLISSEVTVVVTGLAASMGSILLSAPKKGNRLLYPHAKVLIHQPLIGGQFQGPAVDIHIFAQDMEKTREELNRILSEASGQPLDKIQTDTDRDFYMSAQEAIDYGLADKIIDKI; encoded by the coding sequence ATGCCCAAAAAAGAAGAAAAATCATCAGAATCTCCAGTCGGCTCGCAAATCCAGAAGAAGTTCCTGGAAGAGCGTAAGATCTTCCTCTGGGGACAGGTGTCCGATGAGTCCGCCAAGGACGTCACCGAAAAACTCCTTTACCTCGAGGCCGACGCTCCTGGCAAGGACATCACCTTCTACATCAACACACCCGGCGGTTCCGTAACTGCAGGTCTCGCCATCTACGACACCATCAAGCTCATTTCCTCGGAAGTGACCGTCGTCGTGACCGGCCTCGCCGCATCCATGGGCTCCATCCTCCTTTCCGCTCCCAAGAAGGGCAATCGCCTCCTCTACCCGCACGCCAAGGTTCTCATCCACCAGCCGCTCATCGGCGGACAGTTCCAAGGCCCAGCGGTCGACATCCACATCTTCGCCCAAGACATGGAAAAGACCCGCGAAGAGCTCAACCGCATCCTCTCCGAGGCATCCGGCCAACCGCTTGACAAGATCCAGACCGATACCGATCGCGACTTCTACATGAGCGCTCAGGAGGC